The Rhizobium sp. BG4 genome has a window encoding:
- a CDS encoding ferritin-like domain-containing protein: protein MAKTKTLDDLFLDTLKDIYFAEKQILKALPKMARAAQSEEGKSGFLHHRDETQGQIERLEQVFEFLGKSARGKTCEAIQGIIAEGEEIIEEYNGSDALDAGLISSAQAVEHYEIARYGTLIAWANQLGLKDAVALLEANLAEEVATDEKLTALAGSQANVKAMGTASAK, encoded by the coding sequence ATGGCAAAGACAAAGACCCTCGACGACCTTTTTCTCGACACGTTGAAGGATATTTATTTCGCCGAAAAGCAGATTCTGAAAGCATTGCCGAAAATGGCGCGGGCCGCTCAGTCGGAAGAAGGAAAGTCCGGATTTCTGCACCATCGCGATGAAACTCAAGGCCAAATCGAGCGGCTTGAACAGGTGTTCGAATTTCTCGGCAAGTCCGCCCGCGGCAAGACCTGCGAAGCGATCCAAGGAATTATTGCCGAAGGTGAAGAGATTATCGAGGAATACAACGGTTCTGACGCCCTCGATGCCGGGCTCATTTCATCGGCCCAGGCAGTCGAGCACTACGAAATCGCCCGCTACGGCACCCTGATTGCATGGGCCAATCAGCTCGGCTTGAAGGACGCCGTTGCGCTCCTTGAAGCAAACCTCGCGGAGGAAGTGGCCACCGACGAAAAGCTGACCGCGCTCGCCGGGTCGCAGGCGAATGTCAAGGCTATGGGCACAGCCTCGGCCAAGTGA